In the Aneurinibacillus soli genome, one interval contains:
- a CDS encoding matrixin family metalloprotease, which translates to MKKTLFLIALITVMAFSSSSVFAYHLLGGKWASANPVTWYYDSYIGSNAKTAASAGATEWNSVAYSKVKFSNVSAGKLYITEVNDSTADYDGICNMSPNTYAGTYTSGTITFNKAKTTTYNISGALSSVATHEMGHALGLAHSDGKVIMNPYTFGTGSRYGDYKLTTPQSDDIAGIKILYP; encoded by the coding sequence ATGAAAAAAACTCTTTTTTTAATCGCTTTAATTACTGTTATGGCTTTCAGTTCATCCAGCGTCTTTGCTTATCATTTATTAGGAGGAAAATGGGCAAGCGCAAACCCTGTAACCTGGTACTATGACAGTTATATTGGCTCGAATGCAAAAACTGCAGCTAGTGCTGGTGCCACAGAATGGAATAGTGTTGCTTACTCAAAAGTTAAGTTTTCCAATGTAAGTGCTGGAAAACTCTATATCACTGAAGTTAATGATTCAACAGCTGATTATGATGGAATATGCAACATGAGCCCTAATACATATGCTGGCACATACACTTCTGGAACCATTACATTTAACAAAGCTAAAACGACAACATACAATATCTCAGGTGCACTTAGTTCAGTAGCTACTCATGAGATGGGACATGCATTAGGACTCGCACATAGTGATGGTAAAGTTATTATGAACCCTTACACCTTTGGTACTGGAAGTCGCTATGGTGATTATAAATTAACAACTCCTCAGTCTGATGACATTGCTGGAATTAAAATCCTTTATCCATAA
- a CDS encoding sialidase family protein — protein sequence MAYQKQEWIDRVIDPVQIDPETGKLKVVQEGTRFTSTRANHFEQGIADAHSLVESLAKEWGGNFVAAPSGTAGLQFSASGLTANWTSGIAYVGGLRFDVTAGNMPLNATQGQYIYLDVDGVVKNTTTQATANAALPLWYFATDASQVITSIDQRNTLNFDALIADQTMALPTSDQTGKLRQWLSWFANMITKITGKAKWWQTPSTTLEAANAHMNATTGVHGATSADTANTLTQRDANGDMSTRQFKSTATTGTAPFSVLSTTVVTNLCADLLDGYHASSSGTGNTIALRDSSGSLTVKQLWTTATTGTSPLVVSSTTKVTNLNVDQVDGYDANTGTTANTIPVRDSVGKVPGSITGDAATVGGKSLTDIVATAQTFGNFDVAYNAVADSLDFRDKTTGNIVKRLYRDGNLKIVGQIQEVTVIKIGQDIVCTEDMTTGALINVTGAGTSLSLAQTGGVYASSGNRVQTYDLTSVKLAATTKLSWTQDLGKLPMTYDYTTPINVANSGYTTNEHARPQKLSNGWIITVSRDASHIYVHVLKDPAGTYELLTTATISGTMQDVAVASNGTQVYIVASISSTVNSALLGMFDAVNVTSTFTLNKGTVTGLTLIGGCSICIGDDGTIHVVASGTDSGYVNSYNIRYTKSTDNGATFISPVMFTSDNTANIHSVNPVICMANTNTVICAYTKQIGSGVYGIRSRTYNGTTLGNEIVIQSGVSYQHDNPSIVKDSAGVIHTVWWGVDGTDPNWNHVRYSKSLDVGATWSAPVKLTSGTTRFSAWPSITADKNNNLFVLCATSTTSIHNIGKIACTNGTWGAIVQLTNYTTGTTTRPTTIENSRDFTEPLTAWQDSQNGAIKFYGKFTAISNNPAGTITLETSIDNGATWQTATNGTTIPGIATDMDVKGKTLKVRQTITTNNTSVSPTISNVKLELYSKAG from the coding sequence GTGGCGTATCAAAAACAGGAATGGATTGACCGTGTTATTGACCCGGTTCAGATTGACCCCGAAACCGGAAAACTGAAAGTGGTGCAGGAAGGAACCCGGTTCACTTCTACACGTGCCAACCATTTCGAGCAAGGGATCGCGGATGCTCATAGCCTGGTTGAGTCGTTAGCAAAAGAATGGGGCGGAAATTTCGTGGCTGCGCCTAGTGGAACGGCGGGATTGCAGTTTTCTGCTTCCGGATTAACTGCCAACTGGACATCTGGTATTGCATATGTAGGTGGACTAAGATTCGATGTTACAGCTGGTAATATGCCGCTAAACGCTACACAAGGACAATACATCTACTTAGACGTAGATGGAGTAGTAAAAAACACCACAACACAAGCTACAGCCAATGCAGCCCTACCATTGTGGTACTTTGCTACAGATGCAAGCCAAGTCATTACATCCATCGATCAGCGTAACACGCTTAATTTCGATGCCCTAATAGCAGATCAGACAATGGCGCTTCCGACATCAGATCAGACAGGTAAACTACGACAATGGCTCTCTTGGTTTGCCAATATGATTACAAAAATAACCGGGAAGGCGAAATGGTGGCAAACACCTTCTACTACCCTAGAAGCAGCAAATGCACATATGAACGCTACAACAGGTGTACATGGGGCTACGTCAGCAGATACCGCAAACACGCTCACACAGCGAGACGCAAATGGGGATATGTCTACGCGGCAATTCAAATCAACGGCAACTACAGGGACGGCACCGTTTTCTGTCCTAAGTACAACGGTTGTAACGAACCTTTGTGCTGACTTGCTGGATGGATACCATGCAAGTTCATCTGGCACCGGAAACACTATCGCCTTGCGCGATTCGTCAGGGTCGCTGACAGTCAAACAACTATGGACTACAGCCACAACTGGGACATCTCCTCTTGTAGTATCCAGCACCACGAAAGTAACCAATTTAAACGTAGATCAAGTAGATGGATACGATGCGAATACGGGTACTACGGCAAACACGATACCTGTACGTGATTCCGTAGGGAAAGTACCGGGAAGTATTACTGGTGATGCAGCAACGGTAGGTGGAAAATCGCTGACTGACATTGTAGCTACAGCACAGACGTTTGGTAATTTTGACGTAGCTTATAATGCTGTAGCTGACTCCTTAGACTTTAGGGACAAGACGACAGGGAACATAGTTAAGCGGCTATACAGGGATGGAAACCTTAAAATTGTTGGTCAGATACAAGAAGTAACCGTAATAAAAATCGGGCAGGACATTGTGTGTACAGAGGACATGACAACCGGGGCGCTAATAAACGTAACGGGAGCAGGTACGTCTCTCTCACTCGCACAAACTGGCGGCGTATACGCGTCAAGTGGGAACCGGGTGCAAACATATGATTTAACGTCTGTAAAACTGGCCGCAACTACAAAACTGTCATGGACGCAGGATTTAGGTAAATTGCCTATGACGTATGACTATACAACGCCAATTAACGTTGCCAATAGCGGGTATACAACAAACGAACACGCAAGACCGCAAAAATTGAGCAACGGGTGGATTATTACTGTTTCCCGTGATGCGAGCCATATTTATGTCCATGTATTAAAAGACCCGGCAGGTACCTACGAATTATTAACAACCGCTACAATTTCAGGGACTATGCAAGACGTGGCGGTAGCTTCTAATGGGACACAAGTCTATATTGTTGCATCTATATCAAGCACAGTAAACAGTGCGCTTTTAGGAATGTTTGATGCCGTTAATGTTACGTCCACATTCACTTTAAACAAAGGAACAGTAACCGGGCTTACATTAATCGGGGGGTGTAGTATTTGTATTGGCGATGACGGTACAATACACGTTGTCGCTTCCGGTACGGACAGTGGTTATGTAAATAGTTATAATATCCGGTATACGAAATCAACCGATAACGGGGCTACATTCATTTCTCCGGTTATGTTTACAAGTGATAACACGGCCAATATCCATAGTGTTAATCCCGTTATCTGCATGGCGAATACAAACACAGTTATATGTGCGTACACAAAACAAATAGGAAGCGGAGTATATGGAATACGTTCAAGGACGTATAACGGCACGACTCTAGGTAACGAAATTGTTATTCAAAGCGGTGTAAGCTATCAACACGATAACCCGTCAATCGTCAAAGATTCAGCAGGTGTTATTCACACCGTATGGTGGGGGGTAGATGGTACAGACCCCAATTGGAACCATGTTCGATATAGCAAGTCACTAGATGTCGGAGCCACGTGGTCAGCCCCTGTGAAATTAACAAGTGGTACTACACGTTTTTCTGCATGGCCATCTATCACAGCAGACAAAAACAACAATCTTTTTGTACTGTGTGCTACGTCAACAACGTCAATCCACAATATAGGCAAGATTGCATGTACAAATGGAACATGGGGGGCCATTGTGCAATTAACGAACTATACCACGGGAACAACGACAAGGCCGACAACGATAGAAAATAGCAGAGATTTTACAGAACCACTCACGGCTTGGCAGGATAGCCAAAACGGGGCTATTAAATTTTACGGTAAGTTTACAGCTATTAGTAATAATCCAGCCGGGACTATAACCTTAGAAACATCAATCGACAATGGGGCTACATGGCAAACGGCCACAAACGGGACAACTATTCCGGGGATTGCAACAGATATGGATGTAAAAGGAAAAACGCTGAAAGTCCGGCAGACGATTACGACAAATAACACAAGCGTTTCCCCTACCATTTCAAACGTAAAACTAGAACTATACAGTAAGGCGGGGTGA
- a CDS encoding helix-turn-helix domain-containing protein has protein sequence MEKNLAFTEGLYILAAARMAGERTPQAIVHLLRGRKNNQAIADAALFDLSMLYGLFQQRSPESIQNELNRLVDDGLLAVRSHGERLSVYVSALGDVRLTQLEEEFGYAACLASVSSVFERTRAVRFWQRTALLVQTISQLVYEEPHFYPIVEERGMQQDVKQVLLSHPDRLELSVQVKRELFCWMERLAEWERELLLRRLSGKPRAGWTYAQLAARLDLADGAAALHLIRLAAEQVSVCSPAAFPVLSRFVEAPDDGLSQSARQTKRLLQEGRTVEEIIQLRRLKRGTVEDHIVEIVLADPAFPVSSLVKADKLARIHAFVAETGTRKISDIRRALGEAYSYLDIRLACARLPKQEE, from the coding sequence ATGGAAAAAAATTTGGCCTTTACAGAAGGATTATATATACTGGCTGCCGCACGTATGGCGGGGGAGAGGACGCCTCAGGCAATTGTTCATCTTTTGCGCGGGCGGAAGAATAATCAAGCGATCGCGGATGCGGCACTGTTCGACCTGTCCATGTTGTACGGATTGTTTCAGCAACGCTCACCGGAGAGCATACAGAACGAGTTGAACCGTCTAGTGGACGACGGTTTGCTTGCTGTGCGCTCGCATGGAGAGCGATTGTCTGTGTATGTATCTGCCTTGGGTGATGTGAGGCTTACGCAGTTAGAAGAGGAGTTCGGCTATGCGGCGTGTCTTGCTTCTGTGTCATCTGTGTTTGAGCGAACACGTGCCGTACGATTCTGGCAGCGGACCGCACTCCTGGTACAGACGATATCTCAGCTTGTGTACGAAGAGCCGCATTTTTATCCGATTGTGGAGGAGCGAGGGATGCAACAAGATGTGAAGCAGGTGCTGTTATCGCATCCAGACCGTCTGGAGCTTTCCGTTCAGGTTAAAAGGGAGCTTTTTTGCTGGATGGAGCGGCTTGCGGAATGGGAGCGCGAGTTGCTGCTGCGCCGATTGAGCGGAAAGCCACGCGCCGGATGGACGTATGCACAGCTGGCGGCACGGCTTGATCTTGCGGACGGAGCTGCCGCCCTGCACCTCATCCGGCTAGCAGCGGAGCAGGTGAGTGTATGCAGTCCTGCGGCGTTTCCTGTGCTGTCCCGATTCGTGGAAGCGCCGGATGACGGATTAAGCCAATCGGCGCGCCAGACGAAGCGGCTTCTACAGGAGGGGCGTACCGTAGAGGAGATTATCCAGCTGCGTCGCCTGAAGCGGGGGACCGTCGAAGATCACATTGTTGAGATTGTGCTTGCAGATCCAGCTTTTCCGGTGAGTTCGCTTGTGAAAGCAGACAAGCTTGCGCGCATTCACGCGTTTGTAGCAGAGACTGGCACGCGCAAAATTAGCGATATTCGGCGCGCGCTCGGGGAGGCATACAGCTATCTTGATATTCGGTTGGCGTGTGCCCGGCTACCGAAGCAGGAGGAATAA
- a CDS encoding alpha/beta-type small acid-soluble spore protein has product MPQQNQGRNTNQLVVPQATNALDQMKYEIAAEFSVQLGPDTTSRQNGSVGGEITKRLVQMAEQQLSGKYVQ; this is encoded by the coding sequence ATGCCACAACAAAATCAAGGCCGTAATACTAACCAACTGGTAGTACCACAAGCGACTAATGCACTCGATCAAATGAAGTATGAGATTGCGGCGGAATTCAGTGTACAACTTGGACCAGATACAACTTCTCGCCAGAACGGTTCTGTCGGGGGCGAGATTACAAAGCGTCTTGTTCAGATGGCTGAACAACAACTAAGTGGTAAATACGTGCAATAA
- a CDS encoding RecQ family ATP-dependent DNA helicase → MNEKQVAEMLQRYFGYSVFRAGQWDIIRHALAGENVLGVLATGGGKSVCYQLPALMLPGLAVVISPLISLMVDQVRQLRQRGVRSAEYINSALSQQEQAWKMRQVANGQIKILYASPEKLQQESFVRELAGVGVSLFVVDEAHCISQWGHDFRTDYQRLGERIARLGHPPVLALTATATEAVQRDICTQLAIPPECVQMQSVNRENICYDVARLDNEQDKNELMFAKLAELQGPGLVYFRSRSGTERAFARAQERGIERCAFYHGGMAADDRMLVQQQFLDGELTIVFATNAFGMGIDKSDIRFVLHYHMPPDMESYLQETGRVGRDGRPGYACLLSVPEDGLLPHQLIHEEYPDEVQMRDWTAALVSHAGQEIELKKTDMQMKYGLSEQQVQILLYHLETLGGVSRVQRSRDGWMLVVSQTVPTNCQRLSAAIARRRGERYGKVEEMRRFLHEAGCRREKIGRYFAQEHHTALASCCDRCGIDMQTYRKQEESVDQRDALEWNWQKELDWLLPVEGDAPHGCT, encoded by the coding sequence ATGAATGAAAAACAGGTAGCAGAGATGTTGCAGCGGTATTTTGGCTATTCGGTGTTCCGGGCAGGGCAGTGGGACATTATCCGGCATGCGCTTGCAGGCGAGAATGTGCTTGGCGTGCTAGCGACAGGTGGCGGTAAATCCGTGTGTTACCAGCTTCCGGCGCTTATGTTGCCCGGGCTTGCGGTTGTGATCTCACCGTTGATCTCGTTGATGGTTGATCAGGTTCGTCAGTTACGCCAGAGGGGGGTTCGTAGTGCCGAATACATTAACAGTGCCCTGTCACAGCAGGAGCAGGCGTGGAAGATGCGGCAGGTGGCGAATGGCCAGATCAAAATTTTGTACGCATCACCCGAAAAGCTACAGCAGGAATCATTTGTCCGCGAGCTTGCGGGAGTCGGTGTCTCATTGTTTGTGGTGGATGAAGCGCATTGCATCTCGCAGTGGGGGCATGATTTCCGGACGGACTATCAGCGCCTGGGCGAACGAATCGCACGTCTTGGTCATCCGCCCGTGCTGGCGCTGACGGCTACCGCTACGGAAGCGGTACAACGTGATATCTGCACGCAGCTCGCGATTCCGCCTGAGTGTGTGCAGATGCAGTCGGTAAACCGGGAGAACATCTGCTATGATGTGGCTCGGCTTGATAATGAGCAGGATAAGAATGAGCTGATGTTTGCGAAGCTTGCGGAACTGCAGGGACCGGGGCTTGTGTATTTTCGCTCACGGAGTGGCACAGAGCGGGCGTTTGCTCGGGCACAGGAGCGCGGGATCGAGCGCTGTGCATTTTATCATGGCGGCATGGCAGCGGATGATCGGATGCTCGTGCAGCAACAGTTCCTCGATGGAGAGCTTACGATTGTATTTGCGACGAATGCATTCGGTATGGGGATCGACAAATCGGATATTCGATTTGTCCTGCACTATCATATGCCACCGGATATGGAGTCGTATTTGCAAGAGACAGGTCGGGTTGGGCGAGATGGCAGGCCAGGATACGCGTGTCTTCTTTCGGTGCCGGAAGATGGACTTCTGCCTCATCAGTTGATTCATGAAGAATATCCGGATGAAGTGCAGATGCGGGATTGGACGGCGGCGCTTGTGTCGCATGCGGGGCAAGAAATCGAGCTAAAAAAAACGGATATGCAGATGAAGTACGGGCTTAGTGAGCAACAGGTACAAATTTTGCTGTACCATCTCGAAACGCTGGGCGGGGTGTCGCGTGTGCAGCGCAGTCGGGATGGCTGGATGCTTGTAGTATCACAGACAGTCCCCACTAACTGCCAGAGATTGTCTGCCGCAATTGCCCGCCGCAGAGGGGAGCGGTATGGTAAAGTAGAAGAGATGCGCCGCTTTTTGCATGAGGCAGGATGCCGGCGTGAGAAAATCGGTCGCTACTTTGCACAGGAGCATCATACGGCGCTGGCAAGTTGCTGTGACCGATGCGGTATCGATATGCAGACGTACCGGAAACAAGAGGAAAGCGTGGATCAGCGCGATGCGTTAGAGTGGAACTGGCAGAAGGAACTTGATTGGCTTCTGCCGGTGGAAGGAGATGCACCGCATGGATGTACGTAA
- a CDS encoding putative phage tail protein, translating to MSVIVPLKYRKEIPAFYYEEPFFAYSFDAMDKELLLHQWRGRDICNQFFRSQATWGIVVWESMFKVEKPIGSIGERRDGILEAHFFTLPFTPNVLTSIANSVSTMQGAKAEEIFDQQIIRFIFQLEDTVNIERLRKIFEGIRPTHALGMEAVVTGTDAIPLQVEALSRYHDHEYLFCGDFYPEDDLEGRIYEESLPVTTIEREHTFMYPECNDFYPGEE from the coding sequence GTGAGCGTAATCGTTCCTCTGAAATACAGAAAAGAGATTCCAGCGTTTTACTACGAAGAGCCGTTCTTCGCCTATTCTTTTGATGCGATGGATAAGGAACTGCTGCTACACCAGTGGCGTGGTCGGGACATATGCAACCAATTCTTCCGCTCACAGGCAACATGGGGGATCGTGGTATGGGAATCCATGTTCAAAGTCGAGAAACCTATTGGAAGTATAGGGGAACGACGTGACGGAATCCTGGAAGCCCACTTTTTCACTCTCCCCTTTACACCTAATGTGCTTACATCTATCGCAAATAGTGTATCTACCATGCAAGGCGCTAAGGCTGAAGAAATTTTTGACCAGCAAATTATTCGATTTATTTTTCAATTGGAGGACACAGTTAACATCGAGCGACTTCGTAAAATTTTCGAGGGAATCAGGCCAACTCATGCGCTTGGAATGGAAGCTGTGGTTACCGGAACAGATGCGATTCCACTGCAGGTAGAAGCATTATCTCGTTATCATGACCATGAATATCTATTCTGTGGCGATTTTTACCCAGAAGATGATCTGGAAGGGCGAATCTATGAAGAAAGCCTGCCGGTAACTACTATAGAACGGGAACACACCTTCATGTATCCAGAATGTAATGACTTTTATCCAGGGGAGGAATAA
- a CDS encoding hemolysin XhlA family protein has translation MQEGTELLERMVRMETKLDFIIQDRERLEITEKIAQEALSLTNENTRDIAEMKSDRNRMWGAIAGGIITFIGSLFYFLLTK, from the coding sequence ATGCAGGAAGGAACTGAACTTCTTGAACGCATGGTTCGGATGGAAACGAAGCTCGATTTTATCATCCAGGACCGCGAACGACTCGAAATAACCGAGAAAATAGCACAAGAAGCATTGTCACTAACGAATGAAAATACGCGAGATATTGCAGAAATGAAAAGTGATCGAAATCGTATGTGGGGCGCCATTGCTGGCGGCATCATTACGTTTATCGGATCACTTTTTTATTTTCTGCTTACAAAATAG
- a CDS encoding ferredoxin, translating into MKTYVDKDTCIACGACGATAPDVFDYDDEGLAFNKIDDNANTAEIPDVLHDDVRDAAEGCPTDSIKVEE; encoded by the coding sequence ATGAAAACATATGTTGATAAAGACACTTGTATTGCTTGTGGTGCTTGTGGAGCAACTGCTCCAGACGTATTCGATTACGATGATGAAGGTCTTGCCTTCAACAAAATCGATGACAATGCAAACACTGCTGAAATTCCGGACGTTCTGCACGACGACGTTCGCGACGCAGCTGAAGGTTGCCCAACTGACTCCATTAAAGTAGAAGAATAG
- a CDS encoding CPBP family intramembrane glutamic endopeptidase: MDVRKMGLTSRVLAINVYMTQGILLLCGLVGLYWFYIRSGRGWQEIFTLADWQSGVLYGTLVALFVIVAEVVLLVVLPRGMFDDGGVNELLFRDLSGVQIISLCLVVAVSEELLFRAVIQPGLGIWWTSILFTVVHVRYWKKWVMVAVVFGISLLFGALVVRTGAVWAAIWAHFLIDVALGYFVKKGWFIHKMEENSGV; encoded by the coding sequence ATGGATGTACGTAAAATGGGGCTAACCAGCCGCGTGCTGGCCATTAATGTATATATGACACAGGGGATTTTGTTGTTGTGCGGGCTTGTGGGCTTGTACTGGTTTTATATTCGTTCGGGCCGGGGATGGCAGGAGATATTCACGCTGGCTGACTGGCAGTCTGGCGTACTGTATGGTACACTGGTGGCTCTATTTGTGATCGTGGCGGAAGTCGTGCTTCTCGTAGTGCTACCTCGGGGGATGTTTGATGACGGCGGTGTGAACGAGCTACTGTTCCGAGATTTGTCCGGCGTACAGATTATAAGTCTTTGTCTCGTGGTCGCTGTGTCAGAAGAACTATTGTTCCGTGCCGTGATACAGCCCGGACTTGGCATTTGGTGGACGAGTATTTTGTTTACGGTGGTTCACGTTCGTTATTGGAAGAAATGGGTGATGGTCGCTGTCGTATTCGGGATTAGTTTGCTTTTTGGTGCCCTGGTTGTTCGGACAGGGGCGGTGTGGGCGGCGATCTGGGCCCATTTTCTAATTGATGTGGCTCTCGGTTATTTCGTAAAAAAAGGGTGGTTCATCCATAAAATGGAGGAAAACTCGGGTGTATAG
- a CDS encoding DUF4376 domain-containing protein, translated as MRNSYVYAQLNENSTVVGILESDREVDSPSSILIDGLTPTLFGATYDRETGEFRHLAPVVDFATLQQQKNDEMSALCEQKILENFYSSCTGTNHEYGYSAYDQLNYNKYASDFALDPTVSEVPIKTKDAGPILHSREAFLLFMKDAKSHELSAFARFWEIEKQIANATTEEELNTITWEVTDGTTAV; from the coding sequence ATGCGTAACAGTTACGTGTACGCCCAATTAAACGAGAACAGCACTGTTGTTGGGATTTTAGAATCTGATAGGGAAGTTGATTCTCCATCCTCTATCCTTATAGATGGGCTTACTCCAACTTTGTTTGGCGCAACGTATGACCGGGAAACAGGTGAGTTTCGCCATCTTGCACCAGTAGTTGATTTTGCAACACTGCAACAGCAGAAAAATGATGAGATGAGCGCCCTATGCGAACAAAAAATACTGGAAAACTTCTACTCGTCGTGCACGGGAACCAATCACGAATACGGATATAGTGCGTACGACCAGTTAAATTACAATAAGTATGCAAGTGATTTCGCACTTGATCCGACTGTAAGTGAAGTACCCATAAAAACGAAAGATGCTGGCCCCATCCTTCATAGCCGAGAGGCATTCCTTCTCTTTATGAAAGATGCTAAATCACATGAGTTATCTGCATTCGCTCGTTTTTGGGAAATTGAAAAACAAATTGCAAATGCCACAACAGAAGAAGAACTAAATACAATTACATGGGAGGTCACGGATGGAACTACAGCCGTTTGA
- a CDS encoding LysM peptidoglycan-binding domain-containing protein, translating into MNEQLHPKHEADQADELRRLIEQTKGAAEQSSELHREEGERAVEPVRTGLLPPRSAVHVKEPLNLVPYYASGAIAIALFAGFGFWWFAGKSEPASAPASTVPQAQAKSAPTPVKPPASVPIPTPAKPPAPAPVPTPAKPPAPAPVPTPAKPPAPSPVPVKVAESASAARPEAVKPVQKSASVSKKKRVIRHRMQAGETLYKLSVRYYGTGKYQFYLARYNNIRNTQNVFVGSTVKIPMPPG; encoded by the coding sequence ATGAATGAACAGCTGCATCCGAAGCATGAAGCTGATCAGGCTGATGAACTGCGCAGGCTGATTGAACAGACGAAAGGAGCTGCTGAGCAATCTTCCGAGTTGCATAGGGAAGAGGGTGAACGAGCTGTGGAGCCTGTGCGTACAGGTCTGCTCCCGCCGCGCAGCGCGGTTCATGTGAAGGAGCCGTTGAATCTTGTTCCGTACTATGCAAGTGGAGCGATTGCGATAGCATTGTTTGCAGGCTTTGGATTCTGGTGGTTTGCTGGGAAGAGTGAACCGGCTTCAGCTCCCGCCTCTACTGTTCCGCAAGCTCAGGCAAAATCTGCACCGACTCCAGTTAAACCACCTGCTTCGGTCCCGATACCGACTCCAGCCAAACCACCTGCTCCGGCCCCGGTACCGACTCCAGCCAAACCGCCCGCTCCGGCCCCAGTACCGACTCCAGCCAAACCGCCTGCTCCATCACCTGTGCCGGTCAAGGTGGCGGAATCGGCTTCGGCTGCCCGGCCAGAAGCGGTCAAGCCGGTCCAAAAATCAGCTTCCGTTTCAAAAAAGAAGCGAGTCATTCGTCACCGGATGCAGGCAGGAGAGACGCTGTACAAGCTATCTGTGCGCTATTACGGCACCGGAAAATATCAATTTTATTTGGCGCGTTATAATAACATTCGCAATACACAGAACGTGTTTGTTGGATCTACTGTCAAAATTCCGATGCCACCCGGATAA
- a CDS encoding M15 family metallopeptidase yields MIITWEWLVKKNSRLNDTNVHPTVRQKAWDAIFELWNKGIYVLITQGYRSIAEQNDLYAQGRTKLGKIVTNAKGGQSYHNFGLALDFALYIKGGADISWDEKADFNGDRAADWLQVVQAFKARGFAWGGDFRSFKDTPHVEMIFGLNYRQLSSGSKPPQGPSIVTIPTECKQTTSKTNSLPNCFVVVNGAKLLATGIMCDNLSYLPVRAVGNATGVPVGFENGKALLGKGALQTTLVVGDTGYAHAREIADVLGYKVDWDGKTQTVSLTKGAR; encoded by the coding sequence ATGATAATTACATGGGAATGGCTTGTAAAGAAGAACTCCCGGCTGAATGACACTAATGTACACCCTACAGTCCGTCAGAAAGCCTGGGATGCCATCTTCGAGTTATGGAATAAAGGTATTTATGTATTGATCACACAGGGGTACAGAAGCATTGCAGAGCAGAACGATCTCTATGCGCAGGGTCGGACAAAGCTAGGTAAGATCGTGACGAATGCAAAAGGCGGGCAGTCGTACCATAACTTTGGACTAGCACTTGATTTCGCCCTCTACATAAAGGGAGGCGCTGATATAAGCTGGGATGAAAAAGCTGACTTTAACGGTGACAGAGCAGCTGACTGGTTACAAGTAGTTCAGGCGTTCAAAGCCAGAGGATTCGCTTGGGGTGGTGACTTTAGAAGCTTTAAGGATACACCTCACGTAGAAATGATATTTGGTCTTAACTACCGTCAATTGTCGTCCGGTTCAAAACCACCACAAGGTCCAAGTATAGTGACTATCCCTACAGAATGTAAGCAAACTACAAGCAAAACAAATAGTCTTCCAAACTGCTTTGTTGTAGTTAATGGCGCTAAGTTATTAGCAACCGGTATCATGTGTGATAACCTCTCATATTTGCCTGTACGAGCTGTTGGGAATGCGACGGGTGTTCCGGTAGGATTCGAGAATGGAAAGGCTCTGCTGGGCAAAGGAGCGCTTCAGACAACGCTTGTAGTAGGAGATACAGGCTATGCACATGCACGGGAGATCGCAGATGTGCTCGGATACAAGGTTGATTGGGACGGAAAGACTCAGACAGTCTCGCTGACGAAGGGAGCGCGATAG